The sequence CTCGCCGGCCTGAAGGTCTTCCTCTTCGACGGCGCGCTGAGCGCCCTCCAAGGGCTCTTCGCGCCGGTCAGCTGGGGCGAGGTGCTGCTGGCCTTCCCCCTGATGGCCGCCGTCGGAGGCCTGATCAGCGCGATCACCGCCTGGGTCACCCTCCGCTTCTACCTGCGGGTCTAGTGCCCACTGGGCAGCCATGGCCGCCCGTGCACCTCGTCGGGCAAGGGCTCTCCCGTACCGGAATAATCGGCTCGGGAGAGCCCTTGCGCTCCGATAGGATGATCGCCGCTGTCGGTCGGAGAGGGCGACGCAACCAGGAAGGAGGTGGCGCCGATGCCACGGGAGAAGGGGCGGAAGGTGGTCGCCTCCAACCGGAAGGCCCGCCACGACTACTCGATCCTCGACACCTACGAGGCGGGTATGGCGTTGACCGGAACCGAGGTCAAGTCGCTGCGGGCGGGGCGCGCGTCGCTGGTTGACGCTTTCGCCCAGGAACGCAACGGCGAGTTGTATCTGCACGGGATGCACATCCCGGAGTACGTGCAGGGCACCTGGACCAACCACGAGCCCCGGCGCACCCGCAAACTACTGCTCAACCGGATCGAGATCGACCGGCTGATCGGCAAGACCC comes from Salinispora tropica CNB-440 and encodes:
- the smpB gene encoding SsrA-binding protein SmpB, whose product is MPREKGRKVVASNRKARHDYSILDTYEAGMALTGTEVKSLRAGRASLVDAFAQERNGELYLHGMHIPEYVQGTWTNHEPRRTRKLLLNRIEIDRLIGKTRESGLTIVPLQVYFSDGWAKVEIGVAKGKKSYDKRQDLAKRDAQREIARAAGRRGKGMAD